In Sulfurisphaera javensis, a single genomic region encodes these proteins:
- a CDS encoding AAA family ATPase: MRIDIKSLGPLHNTTFDFSSPITIIFGKSNSGKSYVLKAIYSSLSFFDESNNINLVFLSEPNIKIDSASEANL, from the coding sequence GTGAGAATAGATATAAAATCCTTAGGTCCCTTACATAACACTACCTTTGACTTTAGTTCACCTATTACAATCATCTTTGGAAAATCCAATTCGGGCAAATCTTACGTTTTAAAAGCAATTTATTCCTCCTTATCCTTCTTCGATGAGAGTAACAATATTAATTTAGTCTTCTTATCAGAACCAAATATAAAAATAGATTCTGCAAGTGAAGCTAATCTTTAG
- a CDS encoding type II toxin-antitoxin system VapC family toxin encodes MILDTGFFINYFTGKCEACRKVIEEAYANKVTCLTTYLNLTELFYLFAKRYGKESAINYLNLIKKSPINVVNLDDELVVKAGELKLKYNTLSLVDVFIIALAEREKGKIYTTDSEISKVHKDTVLLS; translated from the coding sequence GTGATTCTTGATACTGGATTTTTCATAAATTATTTTACTGGGAAATGCGAAGCTTGTAGGAAAGTTATCGAGGAAGCTTATGCAAACAAAGTTACTTGTTTAACCACATACCTTAATCTAACTGAATTATTTTATCTATTTGCAAAAAGATATGGTAAGGAATCAGCTATTAATTACTTGAATTTAATAAAAAAGTCTCCAATCAATGTAGTTAATCTTGATGACGAGTTAGTGGTGAAGGCTGGAGAATTAAAGTTAAAATACAATACTCTTTCATTAGTAGATGTTTTTATTATAGCTTTAGCTGAAAGAGAGAAGGGTAAAATTTATACTACTGATTCAGAAATATCTAAAGTTCATAAGGATACAGTTTTGCTATCTTGA
- a CDS encoding AbrB/MazE/SpoVT family DNA-binding domain-containing protein — MEVKVHKKGIIVLPAEIRKKLDIREGSLLSIKVEGDTIVLKKEVTMLEAYGSIGKKEDAEELIRELHEMRRKEVESDS, encoded by the coding sequence ATGGAAGTTAAAGTTCATAAGAAAGGGATAATAGTTTTACCAGCCGAGATAAGAAAAAAGTTAGACATTAGAGAAGGAAGTTTGTTAAGCATAAAAGTGGAGGGTGATACAATAGTTTTAAAGAAAGAAGTCACAATGCTTGAAGCATATGGAAGTATTGGGAAAAAGGAGGATGCTGAGGAGTTAATAAGAGAGCTTCATGAAATGAGGAGAAAAGAAGTTGAAAGTGATTCTTGA